The Cricetulus griseus strain 17A/GY chromosome 9, alternate assembly CriGri-PICRH-1.0, whole genome shotgun sequence genome has a segment encoding these proteins:
- the Zfp28 gene encoding zinc finger protein 28 homolog isoform X4 — protein MLENYRSLASLGLCASKPDMITLLEEGKDPWVMERELARGLCPDLKAVRETKEFPAEDLSEEQLSQLVLRKQLLHRRPKCSASGENWGGNAVFQTPTGLKTITDMARDSSPQLASAPKSFRKNVTWENCDDLGSLGQQSVRGAQDVFPKQDSNAERLTDSTWSTNLECSTFRADWDSECVFERTPCEQETVAPNKAFSERRQRVCIESGRRFHSSSSEERSHGCDSGRSLPPNSGPIQDAGSCAGRKLFRCEECKKTFTQSSSLTVHQRTHTGEKPYQCEECGKAFSDGSSFARHQRCHTGKRPYRCAECGEAFIQNASLARHRRRHHAAGEKAFGCLDCGKAFGDLLGLQQHRRVHTGEKPYQCDKCHKRFRYGSSLTVHQRTHTGEKPYACDTCSKAFSHHASLTQHQRVHSGEKPFGCKECGKAFRQNVHLASHLRTHTGEKPFACGQCGRAFSISSQLATHLRTHTGEKPFACEVCRKAFTQKAHLAQHRKTHTGERPYACPECGRAFSQTTHLLQHRRVHTGEKPFKCAQCGKAFGDHSSCAQHQRLHTGQRPHGCGECGKAFKTKSSLVCHRRCHTGEKPYACSACGKAFSHRQSLSVHQRIHSGKKPYQCKECSKTFIQIGHLNQHKRVHGGEGACHRKKGGEAFRQAARLAHHQPIRSGGSPAHPSSLPAASNPVDLFPKFVWTPPSLSSS, from the exons ATGCTGGAGAACTACCGGAGCCTGGCCTCGCTGG GACTTTGTGCGTCCAAGCCCGATATGATCACCTtgttggaagaaggaaaagatccGTGGGTGATGGAAAGAGAGCTGGCAAGAGGCCTGTGCCCAG ACTTAAAGGCTGTGCGTGAGACCAAGGAGTTCCCTGCAGAGGACTTAAGCGAAGAACAGTTATCCCAGTTAGTGCTGAGAAAACAGCTCCTGCACCGTAGACCCAAGTGCTCTGCGTCAGGGGAAAACTGGGGTGGCAACGCTGTGTTCCAGACACCAACG GGCTTGAAGACCATCACAGATATGGCTAGAGACAGCTCTCCTCAGCTTGCGTCGGCTCCGAAGAGTTTCCGTAAGAATGTGACATGGGAGAACTGTGACGACCTGGGGTCCTTAG GCCAGCAATCTGTACGTGGGGCCCAGGATGTGTTTCCAAAGCAAGACTCAAACGCCGAAAGGTTAACGGACTCAACTTGGAGCACTAACCTTGAGTGCTCCACCTTCAGAGCAGATTGGGATTCTGAGTGTGTGTTTGAAAGGACACCATGTGAGCAAGAGACGGTTGCTCCAAACAAAGCCTTCTCCGAGAGGAGACAGCGTGTGTGTATCGAATCCGGAAGACGCTTTCATTCGAGCAGTTCAGAAGAGAGGAGCCACGGTTGTGACTCGGGTCGAAGTCTCCCCCCAAATTCAGGGCCCATCCAAGACGCGGGAAGCTGTGCGGGAAGAAAACTTTTCAGATGCGAGGAATGTAAGAAAACTTTCACCCAGAGCTCCTCCCTCACGGTTCACCAGAGAACTCACACGGGAGAGAAGCCCTATCAGTGTGAGGAGTGTGGGAAGGCCTTCAGCGATGGCTCCTCCTTCGCTCGACACCAGAGGTGCCACACGGGCAAGAGGCCGTACCGGTGCGCCGAGTGCGGGGAGGCCTTCATCCAGAACGCGTCCCTGGCTCGCCACCGGCGGCGCCACCACGCCGCCGGGGAGAAGGCCTTCGGCTGCCTGGACTGCGGGAAAGCCTTCGGGGACCTCCTGGGGCTCCAGCAGCACCGGAGAGTGCACACGGGCGAGAAACCTTACCAGTGCGACAAGTGCCACAAGCGCTTCAGGTACGGCTCGTCGCTCACCGTGCACCAGAGGACGCACACGGGAGAAAAGCCCTACGCGTGTGACACGTGCAGCAAGGCCTTCAGCCACCACGCCTCGCTCACCCAGCACCAGCGGGTGCACTCCGGGGAGAAGCCCTTCGGGTGCAaggagtgtgggaaagccttccgGCAGAACGTCCACCTGGCCAGCCACCTGCGGACGCACACCGGGGAGAAGCCCTTCGCGTGTGGCCAGTGTGGCCGCGCCTTCAGCATCAGCTCGCAGCTGGCCACGCACCTGCGGACGCACACCGGGGAGAAGCCCTTCGCCTGCGAGGTGTGCCGCAAGGCCTTCACGCAGAAGGCGCACCTGGCGCAGCACCGCAAGACGCACACGGGGGAGCGGCCCTACGCGTGCCCCGAGTGCGGCCGCGCCTTCAGCCAGACCACGCACCTGCTGCAGCACCGGCGGGTGCACACCGGAGAGAAGCCCTTCAAGTGCGCCCAGTGCGGCAAGGCCTTCGGCGACCACTCGTCCTGCGCGCAGCACCAGCGGCTGCACACGGGCCAGAGGCCCCACGGGTGCGGCGAGTGCGGCAAGGCCTTCAAGACCAAGTCGTCCCTCGTCTGCCACCGCAGGTGCCACACCGGGGAGAAGCCGTACGCGTGCAGCGCCTGCGGCAAAGCCTTCAGCCACCGCCAGTCCCTCAGCGTCCACCAGAGGATCCATTCCGGGAAGAAGCCGTACCAGTGCAAGGAGTGTAGCAAGACCTTCATCCAGATCGGACACCTCAACCAGCACAAGAGAGTCCACGGCGGAGAGGGAGCGTGCCACCGCAAGAAGGGCGGGGAGGCCTTCAGGCAGGCCGCGCGCCTGGCTCACCATCAGCCAATCCGTTCCGGAGGCTCACCCGCTCACCCTTCTTCTCTGCCCGCCGCATCCAACCCTGTGGACCTCTTCCCCAAATTCGTCTGGACTCCGCCCTCGCTTTCATCGTCATGA